A section of the Telopea speciosissima isolate NSW1024214 ecotype Mountain lineage chromosome 3, Tspe_v1, whole genome shotgun sequence genome encodes:
- the LOC122656597 gene encoding sphingosine-1-phosphate lyase-like isoform X1, producing MDFSSSYSQLHSSLNRFRASANSFLSQSEPLSLLITPPLAIFVAWILQSVLLFVQEKGLKAAIVGLFMNAIKLVPGVNKYIEAEKRKVVEKLQSSGTSKRESWLTELPAAGLGTGVIQKMKHEKVSDVAWQGKCSGTVYIGGNESETHFSLINEAYSMFSHTNPLHMDVFQSVVHFEGEVVAMTAALLGSKEKTSGGQICGNMTSGGTESILLAVKSSRDYMKTKKGITRPEMIIPDSAHSAYDKAAQYFNIKLWRVPVNKEFQADVKAIKQYINKNTVLIVGSAPGYPHGIIDPIEELGKLASSFGICFHVDLCLGGFVLPFARKLGYPIPHFDFSVEGVTSISVDVHKYGLAPKGTSVVLYRNHEIRKHQFVAITEWSGGLYVSPTIAGSRPGGLIAGAWAAMMSLGQEGYMKSTREIMEVSKRIQKGIKEIPELFIVGKPDMTVVAFGSNCVNIFEVNDIMSSRGWHLNALQKPNSIHICVTLQHVPVVEDFLRALQESVQTVKENPGPIKGGLAPIYGAAGSMPDRGMVEELLLDFMDSSC from the exons ATGGATTTTTCGTCTTCTTATTCGCAGCTGCATTCTTCGCTGAATCGATTCAGAGCTTCAGCGAATTCATTCCTATCTCAGTCTGAACCTCTGTCTCTGTTAATCACTCCTCCGCTGGCTATTTTCGTTGCATGGATTCTTCAGTCAGTTCTCCTCTTTGTTCAAGAAAAAGGACTAAAAGCTGCTATTGTAGGGCTTTTTATGAATGCCATCAA GTTGGTTCCTGGCGTGAATAAGTACATCGAAGCCGAGAAACGGAAG GTTGTGGAGAAGTTACAATCTAGTGGTACATCTAAAAGAGAGAGCTGGCTGACAGAGCTGCCTGCGGCTGGACTTGGAACAGGAGTCATACAGAAGAtgaaacatgaaaaagtgtCTGACGTGGCTTGGCAAGGCAAATGCTCTGGTACAGT ATACATTGGCGGAAATGAATCTGAGACGCACTTTTCATTGATAAATGAGGCATATTCAAT GTTCTCCCATACCAATCCATTGCATATGGATGTATTCCAAAGTGTTGTACActttgaaggtgaagtggtTGCAATGACAGCTGCACTACTTGGCAGCAAGGAGAAGACTTCTGGAGGACAGATTTGTGGCAACATGACATCTGGAGGGACTGAAAGTATATTATTAGCTGTAAAATCCTCACGTGACTACATGAAAACAAAGAAGGGAATCACGAGACCTGaaat GATAATACCTGATTCTGCACACTCAGCATACGACAAGGCTGCACAATATTTCAATATTAAGCTGTGGCGTGTCCCTGTCAATAAAGAGTTTCAGGCAGATGTCAAAGCGATTAAACAATATATTAACAAGAACACAGTTTTG ATAGTTGGATCTGCACCTGGGTATCCACATGGCATCATTGATCCCATCGAA GAACTTGGTAAATTGGCGTCAAGTTTTGGAATCTGTTTCCATGTTGATCTGTGCCTTGGAGGCTTTGTATTGCCTTTTGCTCGTAAGCTGGG GTACCCAATTCCACATTTTGATTTTTCTGTTGAAGGAGTAACATCGATATCTGTGGATGTGCATAAGTATGGTTTGGCTCCCAAAGGAACAAGTGTTGTCCTATACAGGAACCATGAAATTAGAAAG CACCAATTTGTTGCTA TAACTGAATGGTCTGGAGGGCTTTATGTTTCTCCAACCATTGCTGGAAGCAGGCCTGGGGGATTGATTGCAGGTGCTTGGGCAGCTATGATGTCTCTAGGGCAAGAAG gATATATGAAGAGCACGAGAGAGATCATGGAAGTATCAAAGAGAATACAGAAAGG AATAAAGGAGATTCCTGAGCTATTTATTGTTGGAAAGCCAGATATGACTGTTGTAGCGTTTGGGTCAAATTGTGTAAACATATTTGAGGTCAACGACATAATGTCCTCCAGAGGTTGGCACTTGAATGCATTGCAGAAGCCTAACAG CATTCACATCTGCGTGACCCTTCAACATGTACCTGTTGTGGAAGACTTCCTCAGAGCTTTGCAAGAATCCGTACAAACT GTAAAAGAAAATCCTGGTCCAATTAAGGGAGGGCTTGCTCCCATCTATGGTGCTGCAGGTAGCATGCCTGATAGAGGTATGGTTGAAGAGTTATTGTTGGATTTCATGGACAGCTCTTGTTAG
- the LOC122656597 gene encoding sphingosine-1-phosphate lyase-like isoform X2 encodes MDFSSSYSQLHSSLNRFRASANSFLSQSEPLSLLITPPLAIFVAWILQSVLLFVQEKGLKAAIVGLFMNAIKLVPGVNKYIEAEKRKVVEKLQSSGTSKRESWLTELPAAGLGTGVIQKMKHEKVSDVAWQGKCSGTVFSHTNPLHMDVFQSVVHFEGEVVAMTAALLGSKEKTSGGQICGNMTSGGTESILLAVKSSRDYMKTKKGITRPEMIIPDSAHSAYDKAAQYFNIKLWRVPVNKEFQADVKAIKQYINKNTVLIVGSAPGYPHGIIDPIEELGKLASSFGICFHVDLCLGGFVLPFARKLGYPIPHFDFSVEGVTSISVDVHKYGLAPKGTSVVLYRNHEIRKHQFVAITEWSGGLYVSPTIAGSRPGGLIAGAWAAMMSLGQEGYMKSTREIMEVSKRIQKGIKEIPELFIVGKPDMTVVAFGSNCVNIFEVNDIMSSRGWHLNALQKPNSIHICVTLQHVPVVEDFLRALQESVQTVKENPGPIKGGLAPIYGAAGSMPDRGMVEELLLDFMDSSC; translated from the exons ATGGATTTTTCGTCTTCTTATTCGCAGCTGCATTCTTCGCTGAATCGATTCAGAGCTTCAGCGAATTCATTCCTATCTCAGTCTGAACCTCTGTCTCTGTTAATCACTCCTCCGCTGGCTATTTTCGTTGCATGGATTCTTCAGTCAGTTCTCCTCTTTGTTCAAGAAAAAGGACTAAAAGCTGCTATTGTAGGGCTTTTTATGAATGCCATCAA GTTGGTTCCTGGCGTGAATAAGTACATCGAAGCCGAGAAACGGAAG GTTGTGGAGAAGTTACAATCTAGTGGTACATCTAAAAGAGAGAGCTGGCTGACAGAGCTGCCTGCGGCTGGACTTGGAACAGGAGTCATACAGAAGAtgaaacatgaaaaagtgtCTGACGTGGCTTGGCAAGGCAAATGCTCTGGTACAGT GTTCTCCCATACCAATCCATTGCATATGGATGTATTCCAAAGTGTTGTACActttgaaggtgaagtggtTGCAATGACAGCTGCACTACTTGGCAGCAAGGAGAAGACTTCTGGAGGACAGATTTGTGGCAACATGACATCTGGAGGGACTGAAAGTATATTATTAGCTGTAAAATCCTCACGTGACTACATGAAAACAAAGAAGGGAATCACGAGACCTGaaat GATAATACCTGATTCTGCACACTCAGCATACGACAAGGCTGCACAATATTTCAATATTAAGCTGTGGCGTGTCCCTGTCAATAAAGAGTTTCAGGCAGATGTCAAAGCGATTAAACAATATATTAACAAGAACACAGTTTTG ATAGTTGGATCTGCACCTGGGTATCCACATGGCATCATTGATCCCATCGAA GAACTTGGTAAATTGGCGTCAAGTTTTGGAATCTGTTTCCATGTTGATCTGTGCCTTGGAGGCTTTGTATTGCCTTTTGCTCGTAAGCTGGG GTACCCAATTCCACATTTTGATTTTTCTGTTGAAGGAGTAACATCGATATCTGTGGATGTGCATAAGTATGGTTTGGCTCCCAAAGGAACAAGTGTTGTCCTATACAGGAACCATGAAATTAGAAAG CACCAATTTGTTGCTA TAACTGAATGGTCTGGAGGGCTTTATGTTTCTCCAACCATTGCTGGAAGCAGGCCTGGGGGATTGATTGCAGGTGCTTGGGCAGCTATGATGTCTCTAGGGCAAGAAG gATATATGAAGAGCACGAGAGAGATCATGGAAGTATCAAAGAGAATACAGAAAGG AATAAAGGAGATTCCTGAGCTATTTATTGTTGGAAAGCCAGATATGACTGTTGTAGCGTTTGGGTCAAATTGTGTAAACATATTTGAGGTCAACGACATAATGTCCTCCAGAGGTTGGCACTTGAATGCATTGCAGAAGCCTAACAG CATTCACATCTGCGTGACCCTTCAACATGTACCTGTTGTGGAAGACTTCCTCAGAGCTTTGCAAGAATCCGTACAAACT GTAAAAGAAAATCCTGGTCCAATTAAGGGAGGGCTTGCTCCCATCTATGGTGCTGCAGGTAGCATGCCTGATAGAGGTATGGTTGAAGAGTTATTGTTGGATTTCATGGACAGCTCTTGTTAG